A window of the Polaribacter batillariae genome harbors these coding sequences:
- a CDS encoding ComEA family DNA-binding protein, giving the protein MSIFKSHFWYNKSQRNGIFLLVLLIIVFQSIIVFVDFSSDVMVSTETPKVLAFQHKIDSLRKVEIENRKPKITPFNPNYITDFKGEQLGMSLEEIDRLLAFRKTSKFINSKKEFQQITKVSDSLLDKISPHFKFPDWVVQKNQNKYSNQNVISSGVEESRKPKYKLTTNDINKATAQDFQTINGIGPAFSKRIIKYRSKLQGFSFQNQLYEVWGLEKQVADSVLETFKIFDKPKIKTQNINTITFKQLLKNPYIDYELCKKIFNYRDEVAEIQNISELKNIKGFPLDKYDRIVLYLVAE; this is encoded by the coding sequence ATGAGTATATTCAAATCCCATTTCTGGTATAATAAAAGCCAAAGAAATGGGATTTTTCTTTTAGTACTATTAATTATTGTATTTCAAAGTATTATTGTTTTTGTTGACTTTTCTTCAGATGTAATGGTTAGTACAGAAACTCCAAAAGTTCTTGCTTTTCAACATAAAATAGACAGTCTTCGAAAAGTTGAAATTGAAAACAGAAAACCCAAAATAACCCCTTTCAATCCAAACTATATTACAGATTTTAAGGGCGAGCAATTAGGAATGTCTTTAGAAGAAATAGATAGGTTACTAGCTTTTAGAAAAACGAGTAAATTTATCAATTCAAAAAAAGAATTTCAACAAATCACAAAAGTTTCAGACAGTTTACTTGATAAAATTTCTCCGCATTTTAAGTTTCCAGACTGGGTAGTTCAAAAAAATCAAAATAAATACAGCAATCAAAATGTCATTTCGAGCGGAGTCGAGGAATCTCGAAAACCAAAATATAAACTTACTACAAACGATATTAACAAAGCAACCGCACAAGATTTTCAAACAATAAACGGAATTGGACCAGCATTTTCAAAAAGAATTATTAAGTACCGCTCTAAATTACAAGGGTTTTCATTTCAAAACCAACTCTACGAAGTTTGGGGCTTAGAAAAACAAGTCGCCGATAGCGTATTAGAAACATTTAAAATATTCGACAAACCAAAAATTAAAACTCAAAATATAAACACAATTACTTTCAAGCAGTTACTTAAAAATCCATATATCGATTACGAATTGTGCAAAAAAATATTTAATTATAGAGACGAAGTTGCAGAGATTCAAAATATATCAGAATTAAAAAATATCAAAGGCTTTCCTTTAGATAAATATGATAGAATAGTCTTATATTTGGTTGCTGAATAA
- the nusG gene encoding transcription termination/antitermination protein NusG, with product MADSVMKWYVVRAIGGQENKVKAYIETEISRVGLSDYVSQVIVPTEKVVQIRNGKKVNRERVYFPGYIMIEANLSGEVPHVIKAITGVIGFLGETKGGEPVPMRKSEVNRMLGKVDELSVQDENVAIPYNVGETVKVVDGPFNGFDGTIEKVNEEKRKLEVMVKIFGRKTPLELSYMQVEKI from the coding sequence ATGGCTGATTCAGTGATGAAATGGTATGTTGTAAGAGCCATTGGAGGACAAGAAAATAAAGTAAAAGCTTATATAGAAACAGAAATTTCTAGAGTGGGTTTATCTGACTATGTAAGTCAAGTTATCGTACCAACAGAAAAAGTTGTTCAAATAAGAAATGGTAAAAAAGTAAACAGAGAAAGAGTTTATTTTCCAGGATATATTATGATTGAGGCAAACCTCTCAGGAGAAGTGCCTCACGTTATAAAAGCAATCACAGGAGTTATCGGTTTTTTAGGTGAAACTAAAGGAGGTGAGCCTGTTCCAATGCGTAAGTCGGAAGTAAATAGAATGTTAGGTAAAGTTGATGAACTTTCGGTTCAAGACGAAAACGTTGCAATTCCTTACAATGTTGGAGAAACCGTAAAAGTTGTAGATGGTCCTTTCAACGGATTTGATGGAACTATTGAAAAAGTAAACGAAGAGAAGCGTAAACTAGAAGTAATGGTAAAAATTTTCGGAAGAAAAACACCATTAGAACTAAGTTATATGCAAGTAGAAAAAATATAA
- a CDS encoding PspC domain-containing protein: MDSIRHYFERNGFGVFSRLADRLGMRAVNVRLFFIYVTFFTVGLSFGLYLTMAFLLKLKDKIYTKRSSVFDL, translated from the coding sequence ATGGACAGTATTCGGCATTATTTTGAAAGAAATGGTTTTGGGGTTTTCTCTAGATTGGCAGATAGGCTAGGAATGAGAGCTGTAAACGTACGATTGTTTTTTATTTATGTTACGTTTTTTACAGTTGGGCTATCTTTTGGTTTGTATTTAACGATGGCTTTTTTGTTAAAGTTAAAAGATAAAATTTACACGAAAAGAAGCTCTGTATTCGATTTATAA
- the rpsU gene encoding 30S ribosomal protein S21 → MLIIPIKEGENIDRALKRYKRKFDRTKTMKNLRNRKNFTKPSVAKRAQRIKASYVQKLRTQEEVG, encoded by the coding sequence ATGTTAATTATACCTATTAAAGAAGGAGAAAACATCGATAGAGCTTTAAAACGTTACAAACGAAAATTCGACCGTACAAAAACAATGAAGAACTTGCGTAATAGAAAGAACTTCACGAAACCTTCAGTAGCAAAAAGAGCTCAAAGAATAAAAGCTTCTTACGTTCAAAAATTAAGAACACAAGAAGAAGTAGGGTAG
- a CDS encoding acyl-CoA dehydrogenase family protein yields the protein MNNMYFTEEHEFFRTSFRDFLQKEVVPHIEKWEKTGTIDRFIWKKFGEMGYFGLSTPEEYGGMDVDLFYTVIFLEELQKINSGGFAAAMWAHEYLAMTHLNKEASEATKQKYLVPSVTGDKIGCLCITEPFGGSDVAGMRSTAIKKGDKYILNGSKTFITNGIYSDYLIVAAKTDPSDKYKGISIFVVDRDAKGVSATKLDKLGWRASDTGEIAFDNVEIPAENLMGEEGKGFPYIMQHFALERLVMGINAHARAEYAVDYAINYMKERVAFGKSLDKFQALRHKIAEMASRIDMCREYNYSIAKRLNDGKYVVKEASMSKLLSTKMADEVVYEALQMLGGYGYMEDYPMARLLRDSRLGPIGGGTSEILKEIIAKMIIDNKEYKPAT from the coding sequence ATGAATAATATGTATTTTACTGAAGAACACGAATTTTTTCGTACAAGTTTTAGAGATTTTTTGCAAAAAGAAGTCGTTCCTCATATCGAAAAATGGGAAAAAACAGGAACCATAGATCGTTTTATTTGGAAAAAATTTGGCGAAATGGGCTATTTTGGTTTATCTACTCCAGAAGAATATGGAGGTATGGATGTGGATCTTTTTTATACCGTAATTTTTTTAGAAGAATTGCAAAAAATAAACTCAGGAGGTTTTGCTGCTGCAATGTGGGCGCACGAATATTTAGCGATGACACACCTAAACAAAGAAGCAAGCGAAGCAACCAAACAAAAATACCTAGTGCCAAGTGTAACAGGAGATAAAATTGGTTGTTTGTGTATCACAGAACCTTTTGGAGGTTCCGATGTTGCAGGAATGCGTTCTACAGCGATAAAAAAAGGAGATAAATATATTTTAAATGGCTCTAAAACATTTATCACAAACGGAATTTATTCCGATTATTTAATAGTTGCCGCAAAAACAGATCCTTCAGATAAATACAAAGGAATTAGTATTTTTGTAGTAGATAGAGATGCAAAAGGAGTTTCTGCAACTAAATTAGATAAATTAGGTTGGAGAGCTTCAGATACAGGAGAAATTGCGTTCGATAACGTAGAAATTCCAGCAGAAAATTTAATGGGAGAAGAAGGAAAAGGTTTTCCATACATTATGCAACACTTTGCCCTAGAGCGCTTAGTTATGGGAATAAATGCACACGCAAGAGCAGAATATGCTGTAGATTATGCAATTAACTACATGAAAGAAAGAGTTGCTTTTGGTAAGTCGTTAGATAAGTTTCAAGCATTAAGACATAAAATTGCTGAAATGGCAAGTAGAATCGACATGTGTAGAGAATACAATTACTCGATTGCCAAACGTTTAAACGATGGTAAATATGTTGTTAAAGAGGCAAGTATGTCTAAATTATTATCAACAAAAATGGCAGACGAAGTAGTTTACGAAGCACTTCAAATGTTAGGCGGTTATGGGTATATGGAAGATTACCCAATGGCTCGTTTACTGCGCGACAGTAGGTTAGGGCCCATTGGAGGAGGTACTTCAGAAATCTTAAAAGAAATCATCGCTAAAATGATAATTGATAACAAAGAATACAAACCAGCGACCTAA
- a CDS encoding tyrosine-type recombinase/integrase: protein MNVLIASFLEYLALEKQYAKHTVTAYKTDLLSFKDFCETEYDIENLLEVHYPIVRSWVVYLVDLNISNRSINRKATSLKSFYKFLQKIGHIEANPLAKFKALKVEKKVQVPFSKKEINKVIDAIDLDSDFISIRNKLIVEFFYSMGLRRIELVRIKESDISLSNKTIKILGKRNKERFVPILDSVLETLRKYLELKKQYPTLENVLFITERGNKIYETLVYRIINTYFSQVSSKVKKSPHILRHSFATDLLNAGADLNSVKELLGHSSLASTQVYIHNSLDAIKKVYNQAHPRSKKKE, encoded by the coding sequence TTGAACGTTTTAATAGCCTCTTTTTTGGAATACCTTGCGTTAGAAAAACAATACGCTAAGCATACAGTTACGGCATATAAAACAGATTTGTTATCTTTTAAAGACTTTTGCGAAACAGAATACGACATAGAAAATCTTTTAGAAGTACATTATCCAATTGTAAGAAGTTGGGTGGTTTATTTAGTTGACTTAAACATTTCAAACAGAAGTATTAATAGAAAAGCAACTTCACTAAAATCTTTTTATAAATTTCTTCAAAAAATAGGTCACATAGAAGCCAATCCACTAGCAAAATTTAAAGCCTTAAAAGTCGAGAAAAAAGTACAAGTTCCATTTTCAAAAAAAGAAATTAATAAAGTAATTGATGCAATCGATTTAGATAGCGATTTTATATCAATCAGAAATAAATTAATAGTAGAGTTTTTTTACTCTATGGGATTAAGAAGAATAGAGCTAGTTCGTATAAAAGAATCCGACATAAGCCTATCTAACAAAACCATTAAAATTTTAGGAAAAAGAAATAAAGAGCGTTTCGTACCAATATTAGATTCGGTTTTAGAAACTTTAAGAAAATATTTAGAACTAAAAAAACAATACCCTACTTTAGAAAACGTTTTATTTATAACTGAAAGAGGAAATAAAATTTATGAAACACTTGTTTACAGAATTATAAATACTTATTTTAGTCAAGTCTCTTCAAAGGTAAAAAAGAGTCCTCATATACTTAGGCATTCTTTTGCAACAGACCTTTTAAATGCAGGGGCAGATTTAAACTCAGTTAAGGAATTGCTAGGGCATTCATCCTTAGCTTCAACACAAGTCTATATACATAATAGTCTTGATGCAATAAAAAAAGTGTATAACCAAGCTCACCCTAGGAGCAAAAAAAAAGAATGA
- the tuf gene encoding elongation factor Tu has product MAKGTFDRSKPHLNIGTIGHVDHGKTTLTAAITKVLADAGFSEAKSFDQIDNAPEEKERGITINTSHVEYQTANRHYAHVDCPGHADYVKNMVTGAAQMDGAILVVAATDGPMPQTREHILLGRQVGIPRIVVFLNKVDMVDDEELLELVDMEVRELLSFYEYDGDNGPVVSGSALGALNGEQKWVDTVLELMEACDSWIEEPLREVDKDFLMPVEDVFSITGRGTVATGRIETGIANTGDTVDIIGMGAEKMSSTITGIEMFRQILDRGEAGDNAGILLRGIAKEDIKRGMVICKPGSVTPHAKFKAEVYVLKKEEGGRHTPFHNNYRPQFYVRTTDVTGTINLPSGVEMVMPGDNLTITVDLIQPIALNVGLRFAIREGGRTVGAGQVTELLD; this is encoded by the coding sequence ATGGCAAAAGGAACTTTTGACCGTTCGAAACCACACTTAAACATTGGTACTATCGGACACGTAGATCACGGTAAAACAACTTTAACTGCGGCTATTACTAAAGTATTAGCTGATGCAGGTTTCTCTGAGGCTAAATCTTTTGATCAGATTGATAACGCTCCAGAAGAAAAAGAAAGAGGTATTACAATTAATACTTCACACGTAGAATACCAGACAGCTAATCGTCACTATGCACACGTTGACTGTCCAGGTCACGCGGATTATGTAAAAAACATGGTTACTGGTGCTGCGCAAATGGATGGAGCTATTTTAGTGGTTGCGGCTACAGATGGTCCTATGCCACAAACTAGAGAGCATATCTTATTAGGTCGTCAAGTAGGTATTCCACGTATCGTTGTTTTCTTAAACAAAGTTGATATGGTTGATGATGAAGAGCTTTTAGAATTAGTAGATATGGAAGTTAGAGAATTATTGTCTTTCTATGAATATGATGGAGATAATGGTCCTGTAGTTTCAGGTTCTGCTTTAGGAGCTTTAAATGGTGAGCAAAAATGGGTTGACACAGTTTTAGAATTGATGGAAGCTTGTGACTCATGGATTGAAGAGCCTTTAAGAGAGGTTGATAAAGATTTCTTAATGCCTGTTGAAGATGTATTTTCTATTACAGGTCGTGGTACAGTAGCAACTGGACGTATCGAAACTGGTATCGCAAACACAGGAGATACTGTAGATATTATTGGTATGGGGGCAGAAAAAATGTCTTCTACAATTACAGGTATCGAGATGTTCCGTCAAATCTTAGATAGAGGTGAGGCAGGAGATAACGCAGGTATCTTATTAAGAGGTATTGCAAAAGAAGATATCAAAAGAGGAATGGTTATCTGTAAACCAGGTTCTGTAACTCCACACGCTAAATTTAAAGCAGAGGTATATGTTCTTAAAAAAGAAGAAGGTGGACGTCACACTCCATTCCATAACAACTATCGTCCACAGTTCTATGTAAGAACTACAGATGTTACAGGTACTATTAACTTACCTTCAGGAGTTGAAATGGTTATGCCAGGAGATAACTTAACAATTACAGTTGATTTGATTCAGCCAATCGCATTAAACGTAGGTTTACGTTTTGCAATCCGTGAAGGTGGTAGAACAGTTGGTGCAGGTCAAGTAACCGAATTACTAGACTAA
- the secE gene encoding preprotein translocase subunit SecE, whose translation MNFIQYIKDSFEELNNHMTWISKEEAQKTTVTVAVFTILFALAVAGIDYVFQTGLDNYFKLF comes from the coding sequence ATGAACTTTATACAATATATCAAAGATTCTTTTGAAGAATTAAATAACCACATGACGTGGATTTCTAAAGAAGAAGCTCAAAAAACAACTGTAACTGTAGCTGTGTTTACAATTTTGTTTGCATTAGCAGTTGCTGGTATAGATTATGTTTTTCAAACAGGATTAGACAATTATTTCAAATTATTTTAA
- a CDS encoding potassium channel family protein: protein MPILQSKINKIVVLVVSILAIGTIGYMGLSNYNLVDALYMTVITVTTVGFGELRPFSHEEKIFTIFLILTSITVFGYAVSAFSEYLVSGKLFEHFKHKKVEKEIARLKGHTIVCGFGRNGKQAILKLGNYNKKFVVVEKNKEMIEAIDIEGMLNIEGDATLDETLIRAGIEQASFLITALPSDADNLFVVLTASQLNPNCKVISRASNESSYNKLKIAGADNVIMPDKLGGDHMASLVTTPDVIEFVDRLTIEGETTANLEEIAVNDLPKKYLNKTILDLDLRRQTGCTVIGFRNPDRDYIINPEANIKLVPNSHLIVLGRPEQIIKLRELF, encoded by the coding sequence ATGCCTATTTTACAATCTAAAATTAATAAAATTGTAGTACTTGTTGTTTCCATTTTAGCAATAGGAACCATTGGTTACATGGGGCTATCTAATTATAATTTAGTAGATGCATTGTACATGACTGTAATTACGGTAACTACAGTTGGTTTTGGAGAACTACGACCCTTTTCTCACGAAGAAAAAATTTTTACAATATTTTTAATTTTAACGAGTATAACAGTTTTTGGATATGCAGTTTCTGCATTTTCGGAATATTTGGTAAGTGGTAAATTATTCGAACATTTTAAACATAAAAAGGTGGAAAAAGAAATAGCACGATTAAAAGGACACACAATTGTTTGTGGTTTTGGTAGAAATGGAAAACAAGCCATCTTAAAATTGGGGAATTACAATAAAAAATTTGTAGTTGTCGAAAAAAATAAAGAAATGATTGAAGCCATAGATATCGAAGGAATGTTAAATATCGAAGGTGATGCAACTTTAGATGAAACTTTAATAAGAGCAGGCATCGAACAAGCCTCTTTTTTAATAACGGCTTTACCTTCGGATGCAGACAATTTATTTGTAGTATTAACAGCCAGTCAGTTAAACCCAAATTGTAAAGTAATTAGTAGAGCCTCTAACGAATCTTCTTATAACAAATTAAAAATTGCAGGAGCAGACAATGTAATTATGCCAGATAAATTGGGTGGAGACCATATGGCTTCTTTAGTAACTACGCCAGATGTTATCGAATTTGTAGATAGACTAACAATAGAAGGAGAAACAACAGCCAATTTAGAAGAAATTGCTGTAAACGACTTGCCAAAAAAATACTTAAATAAAACAATTTTAGATTTAGATTTAAGACGCCAAACAGGTTGTACAGTTATTGGTTTTAGAAACCCAGATAGAGATTATATAATTAACCCAGAAGCAAACATTAAATTAGTGCCAAATTCGCATTTAATTGTTTTAGGAAGACCAGAGCAAATTATAAAACTAAGAGAATTATTTTAA
- the hpf gene encoding ribosome hibernation-promoting factor, HPF/YfiA family, which translates to MKVFTQSVNFNADSELIKFVEKKVESLVKFHDKIVDAEVFLKVLNTSDKENKITEVKINIPGSELIVKRETKTFEEGVNSAVDNLKRQLKRSKEKHRDSLIS; encoded by the coding sequence ATGAAAGTATTCACACAATCCGTTAATTTTAATGCAGACAGCGAATTAATTAAATTTGTAGAGAAAAAGGTCGAGTCTCTAGTTAAGTTTCACGATAAAATAGTAGATGCAGAGGTTTTTTTAAAGGTACTGAACACAAGTGACAAAGAAAATAAAATCACAGAAGTAAAAATTAACATCCCAGGAAGCGAGCTAATTGTTAAAAGAGAAACAAAAACCTTCGAAGAAGGAGTAAATTCGGCAGTAGATAACTTAAAAAGACAGCTAAAAAGATCTAAAGAAAAACATAGAGATTCTTTAATTTCATAA
- a CDS encoding alanine/glycine:cation symporter family protein has protein sequence MKKKLLSLLFLAAPFLAFAQEKGLDEQIDEAFGNATGWFVDIIFYQIPFSENVSIYWVLFPLILGALYFTFYFNFINFRGFFTSVNIVRGKYDGLEGKGENKAIEVAKNVSTTGEGDNPDTIRVEGHDGEVSHFQALTAALSATVGLGNIAGVAIAVSIGGAGATFWMIVAGFLGMASKFVECTLGVKYRDIEADGTVYGGPMYYLTKGLKNKTLGKILAGAFAIFVIGGSFGGGNMFQVNQAFQLVENITGGEQSFLNGYGWAFGIVMAILVGIVIIGGIKKIAKVTDKIVPFMVAIYVLASLYVIFFNYDMIGDAFLQIFHGAFSPEGIAGGAVGVLVQGFRRAAFSNEAGIGSASIAHSAVKTKYAASEGMVALLEPFIDTVVVCTMTALVLIITGNVTAENASLNDAQAILLTSGAFESAISWFPYVLTVAVVLFAFSSMISWSYYGFQGWAYLFGRSKKMEYTYKVIFCVFVVIGAAASLGSVIGFSDAMVFAMMVPNMIGLIFLAPKVKAELKRYMGAIKASKA, from the coding sequence ATGAAGAAAAAACTTCTTTCGCTGTTATTCTTAGCAGCCCCGTTTTTAGCGTTTGCACAAGAAAAAGGTTTAGATGAACAAATCGATGAAGCATTCGGAAATGCCACAGGTTGGTTTGTTGATATAATTTTTTATCAGATTCCATTTTCAGAAAACGTTAGTATCTATTGGGTGCTGTTTCCGTTAATTTTAGGAGCTTTATATTTTACATTTTATTTCAATTTTATCAACTTTAGAGGTTTTTTTACATCTGTGAATATTGTTAGAGGAAAATATGATGGTTTAGAGGGTAAAGGAGAAAATAAAGCAATTGAAGTTGCTAAAAATGTTTCAACAACAGGTGAAGGAGATAATCCAGATACGATCAGAGTAGAAGGTCATGATGGAGAGGTTTCTCACTTTCAGGCGCTTACTGCAGCATTGTCTGCAACAGTTGGTCTAGGAAATATTGCAGGGGTTGCAATCGCGGTTTCTATTGGTGGTGCAGGTGCTACTTTTTGGATGATTGTTGCTGGCTTTTTAGGAATGGCTTCTAAATTTGTTGAGTGTACATTGGGTGTTAAATATAGAGATATAGAAGCAGACGGAACTGTTTATGGAGGTCCAATGTATTATTTAACAAAAGGGTTAAAAAATAAAACTTTAGGTAAAATTTTGGCTGGAGCATTTGCTATTTTTGTAATTGGAGGATCTTTTGGTGGTGGAAACATGTTTCAAGTAAATCAAGCATTTCAATTAGTAGAAAACATTACTGGAGGAGAGCAATCTTTCTTAAACGGATATGGTTGGGCTTTTGGTATAGTAATGGCAATATTAGTTGGTATTGTAATTATTGGAGGTATTAAGAAGATAGCAAAAGTAACAGACAAGATTGTACCTTTTATGGTGGCAATTTATGTTCTAGCATCTTTATATGTAATTTTCTTTAATTATGATATGATTGGAGATGCATTTTTGCAAATTTTCCATGGAGCATTTAGTCCAGAAGGAATCGCAGGTGGTGCAGTAGGTGTTTTGGTACAAGGATTTAGAAGAGCTGCTTTTTCAAACGAAGCAGGTATTGGTTCTGCATCTATTGCACATTCAGCAGTAAAAACAAAATATGCAGCTAGTGAAGGTATGGTTGCTTTATTAGAACCTTTTATAGACACAGTTGTAGTTTGTACAATGACAGCTTTGGTATTAATTATTACAGGAAATGTAACAGCAGAAAATGCGTCTCTAAATGATGCTCAAGCAATTTTATTAACATCAGGAGCATTCGAATCTGCGATTTCTTGGTTTCCTTATGTTTTAACAGTTGCGGTTGTTTTATTTGCATTTAGTTCTATGATTTCTTGGTCTTACTACGGCTTTCAAGGTTGGGCATATTTATTCGGAAGATCTAAAAAAATGGAATATACATATAAAGTAATCTTTTGTGTATTTGTAGTAATTGGTGCAGCAGCGAGTTTAGGTTCTGTAATTGGTTTCTCAGATGCGATGGTTTTTGCGATGATGGTACCCAATATGATTGGTTTAATTTTCTTAGCACCAAAAGTAAAAGCAGAGTTAAAAAGATATATGGGGGCAATAAAAGCTTCCAAAGCATAA
- the rplK gene encoding 50S ribosomal protein L11 encodes MAKEVSKVVKLQVRGGAANPSPPVGPALGAAGVNIMEFCKQFNARTQDKQGKVLPVVITVFKDKSFDFIVKTPPAAVQLLEAAKIKKGSGEPNRKKVASITWDQIKVIAEDKMVDLNAFEISSAMRMIAGTARSMGLTVKGNAPA; translated from the coding sequence ATGGCAAAAGAAGTTAGTAAAGTAGTTAAATTACAAGTAAGGGGAGGCGCAGCGAATCCATCGCCGCCGGTTGGACCCGCTTTAGGTGCTGCTGGTGTTAACATTATGGAGTTTTGTAAACAGTTTAATGCAAGAACGCAAGACAAACAAGGTAAAGTGTTACCTGTTGTGATAACTGTTTTTAAAGATAAATCGTTCGATTTTATCGTAAAAACTCCTCCTGCGGCAGTCCAGTTACTAGAAGCGGCCAAAATTAAAAAAGGTTCAGGAGAACCAAACAGAAAGAAAGTAGCATCAATTACTTGGGATCAAATTAAAGTAATTGCAGAAGACAAAATGGTAGATTTAAATGCCTTTGAAATTTCTTCGGCAATGCGAATGATTGCAGGTACAGCACGTTCTATGGGATTAACAGTAAAAGGTAATGCACCAGCATAA
- the rplA gene encoding 50S ribosomal protein L1, with amino-acid sequence MAKLTKKQKVAYAKVDSSISYDLAAASALVKDITNVKFDASVDLAIRLGVDPRKANQMVRGVVTLPHGTGKDVKVLALVTPDKEAEAKEAGADYVGLDEYLQKIKGGWTDVDVIITMPSVMGKLGPLGRILGPRGLMPNPKTGTVTMDVAKAVQDVKAGKIDFKVDKTGIVHAAIGKVSFDAKKIAENANELIQTIIKLKPTTAKGTYVKSVFMSSTMSPSIPVEVKTV; translated from the coding sequence ATGGCAAAATTAACAAAAAAGCAAAAAGTAGCTTACGCAAAAGTAGATAGCTCTATATCTTACGATTTAGCAGCAGCTTCTGCGTTAGTCAAAGACATTACGAATGTAAAGTTTGATGCATCAGTAGATTTAGCAATACGTTTAGGAGTAGATCCTCGTAAAGCAAATCAAATGGTACGTGGTGTGGTAACATTACCTCACGGAACAGGTAAAGATGTAAAAGTTTTAGCATTGGTAACCCCAGACAAAGAAGCAGAAGCTAAAGAAGCTGGTGCAGATTATGTAGGGTTAGACGAATACCTTCAAAAAATTAAAGGAGGTTGGACAGATGTAGATGTTATTATTACAATGCCTAGTGTAATGGGTAAATTAGGTCCTTTAGGTAGAATTTTAGGTCCTAGAGGTTTAATGCCAAACCCAAAAACAGGTACAGTAACAATGGACGTTGCCAAAGCTGTTCAAGATGTAAAAGCGGGTAAAATCGATTTTAAAGTAGATAAAACTGGAATTGTACATGCAGCAATCGGAAAAGTATCTTTTGATGCTAAAAAGATTGCAGAGAATGCAAACGAGTTAATACAAACAATTATTAAATTGAAACCTACTACAGCAAAAGGAACCTACGTAAAAAGCGTTTTTATGTCTAGTACAATGAGTCCTAGTATTCCTGTTGAAGTAAAAACTGTTTAA
- a CDS encoding SDR family oxidoreductase gives MKKIVITGSNGLLGQSLLNLLLQEKEKYEVIGFSRGKNRSGRDDFKYISIDITEELILKEKLQEIKPAVIINTAAMTQVDDCENNKEACDLLNVTVVKWLTEISKVINAHLIHISTDFIFDGKKGNYTETDTPNPLSYYGLSKLKSEEILTKSNINYTILRTILVYGKVFDMSRNNIVLWVKKMLAQKQEITIVNDQFRTPTYVEDLAMACKISLDKKATGIYHIASNELLSVYEIAQQIADAFALDKSFIKPTSTSTLNQTAARPAKTGFDLSKTNKELDFYPKSFKEDLERFKEKLM, from the coding sequence ATGAAGAAAATTGTTATTACAGGAAGTAATGGGTTGTTAGGGCAGTCTTTATTAAATTTATTACTGCAAGAAAAAGAAAAATACGAAGTAATAGGTTTTTCTAGAGGAAAAAATAGAAGTGGAAGAGACGATTTTAAATATATTTCTATAGATATTACAGAAGAATTAATTCTGAAAGAAAAGCTACAAGAAATAAAACCAGCAGTAATTATAAACACTGCTGCAATGACGCAAGTAGATGATTGTGAGAACAATAAAGAAGCTTGCGATTTGTTAAATGTAACTGTTGTAAAATGGCTTACAGAAATTTCTAAAGTAATAAACGCACATCTAATTCATATTTCAACAGACTTTATTTTTGATGGAAAAAAAGGAAACTACACAGAAACAGATACGCCAAATCCATTAAGTTATTATGGATTATCTAAGTTAAAATCAGAAGAAATTTTAACAAAATCAAATATAAATTACACCATTTTAAGAACCATTTTGGTCTATGGAAAAGTATTTGATATGAGTAGAAATAACATTGTTCTTTGGGTAAAGAAAATGTTAGCACAAAAACAAGAAATTACCATTGTAAACGACCAATTTAGAACCCCAACATATGTAGAAGATTTGGCAATGGCTTGTAAAATTTCTTTAGATAAAAAAGCTACAGGCATTTATCATATTGCTTCCAACGAATTATTAAGCGTTTATGAAATTGCCCAACAAATAGCAGATGCTTTTGCATTAGATAAAAGTTTTATCAAACCAACATCAACATCAACATTAAATCAAACCGCAGCAAGACCTGCCAAAACAGGTTTCGATTTGTCAAAAACAAATAAAGAGCTCGATTTTTACCCAAAATCTTTTAAAGAAGACTTAGAGAGGTTTAAAGAAAAATTAATGTAA